The proteins below are encoded in one region of bacterium:
- the mltG gene encoding endolytic transglycosylase MltG, giving the protein MHISPHSWSRTFRGLITVAFAFVLLVTLEVFSRFLLEGSVADGPRQMVEISIPEKATIPQVAQILFEHKLIEHPVMFRYAIRVMGADTKIQAGNMMLASGQSLFELIKNLSHTKALGIPVTVPEGRTAADVAEALQQKLGLDSALFMGLVDDSSLVRELGLDGPSLEGYLFPDTYFIAVGTDPKRIVTRMVANFRNHIPKDMDERATRMGLTMHEILTLASIVQWETSVPSEAPLISSVYHNRLKRGMPLQADPTVSYALGKGPARLYFSDLKVDSPYNTYRNPGLPPGPINNPGVPAILAALNPATTNYLFFVAKGDGTHSFTTNFADHLVAKQQLDRIRRDSAHPDTSHAG; this is encoded by the coding sequence ATGCACATTAGTCCTCATTCCTGGTCGCGGACGTTTCGCGGTTTGATCACGGTTGCGTTTGCCTTTGTTTTGCTGGTGACGCTGGAGGTCTTCTCGCGTTTTCTGCTGGAAGGCTCGGTGGCCGACGGCCCGCGACAGATGGTGGAGATTTCCATCCCCGAGAAAGCGACGATCCCGCAGGTGGCGCAGATCCTCTTCGAGCATAAGCTGATTGAGCATCCCGTCATGTTCCGTTACGCGATTCGCGTCATGGGTGCGGATACGAAGATTCAGGCGGGCAACATGATGCTGGCCAGCGGGCAATCGCTGTTCGAATTGATCAAGAATCTTTCGCATACCAAGGCGCTGGGGATTCCGGTCACGGTGCCGGAAGGTCGCACGGCGGCGGATGTGGCGGAGGCTTTGCAGCAAAAACTCGGTCTGGATTCCGCGCTGTTCATGGGGCTGGTGGACGACAGTTCGCTGGTTCGTGAGTTGGGACTCGACGGCCCCTCCCTTGAAGGGTATCTTTTCCCCGACACCTATTTCATCGCCGTAGGGACAGATCCCAAGCGGATCGTGACGCGCATGGTAGCGAACTTCCGCAACCATATTCCCAAGGATATGGACGAGCGCGCGACCCGCATGGGACTGACCATGCACGAGATCCTGACCCTCGCCAGCATTGTGCAGTGGGAAACCTCAGTGCCCAGCGAGGCGCCGCTGATCTCATCCGTGTATCACAACCGCCTGAAGCGCGGCATGCCGCTGCAGGCGGATCCTACAGTCTCCTATGCCTTGGGGAAAGGACCAGCGCGGCTTTATTTCAGCGATTTGAAGGTGGACAGCCCGTACAACACGTACCGCAATCCGGGACTGCCACCAGGTCCGATAAATAATCCGGGAGTGCCGGCGATTCTTGCGGCGCTGAACCCTGCGACCACCAACTACCTTTTCTTCGTGGCGAAAGGAGACGGCACGCACTCGTTTACAACGAACTTTGCGGATCACCTCGTCGCCAAGCAGCAACTTGATCGAATCCGCCGAGACTCGGCCCATCCTGACACCAGCCACGCCGGCTAA
- a CDS encoding HAMP domain-containing sensor histidine kinase produces the protein MSEKLRMWLGRRMAYQHIGTFKGVLFLIAITLIVSVLVYTQVLVGRLKDSTRANLQGKIRLYSVLVNSEYPELIALALEQIQAVDFPIIVTDGQGNPKHWKNVSVAPNDTSADARRKLHELLKAMDQGGNDPLPILVGEQQVDWFHYGDSLVIRQLRWLPWIEILVAALFVIVGYTGFRNIKRSEERMVWVGLAKETAHQLGTPLTSLMGWIELLKTGGAREHALEEMQRDLTRLERVTARFSQIGSEPMLAPSHVRHTVSDTVDYFRSRLPKTGKPIEIHLDFPCDPVIRMNSQLFSWVMENLVKNAIDALRTTGGEIRITCEEKPHWVYVDVADNGPGIAAKNRRNVFRPGFSTKTRGWGLGLSLARRIVEEYHGGRLFIKETAPGLGTVMRIALKKDDAH, from the coding sequence ATGTCTGAGAAACTGCGCATGTGGCTTGGCCGCCGGATGGCCTACCAGCACATCGGCACCTTCAAGGGCGTTCTGTTTCTCATTGCCATTACCCTGATTGTTTCGGTTCTGGTCTACACGCAGGTGCTTGTCGGGCGACTGAAGGATTCGACGCGCGCTAACCTGCAAGGAAAGATCCGGCTGTACTCGGTGCTCGTGAACAGCGAGTACCCGGAACTGATTGCGCTTGCCCTCGAACAGATTCAGGCAGTGGACTTTCCGATTATTGTGACCGACGGTCAGGGGAATCCGAAGCATTGGAAGAATGTGTCGGTTGCTCCGAATGACACTTCGGCGGACGCGCGGCGGAAACTGCATGAGCTGTTGAAGGCGATGGATCAGGGGGGAAACGATCCGTTGCCGATTCTCGTGGGCGAGCAGCAGGTGGATTGGTTCCATTACGGCGACTCCCTTGTTATCCGGCAGTTGCGATGGCTGCCGTGGATCGAAATTCTTGTCGCGGCGCTGTTTGTGATTGTAGGATACACGGGCTTTCGAAATATCAAGCGCAGTGAAGAGCGCATGGTATGGGTGGGTCTTGCCAAGGAGACCGCCCACCAACTTGGGACGCCGCTGACGTCGTTGATGGGCTGGATTGAACTGCTGAAGACGGGTGGCGCCCGCGAGCACGCGCTGGAGGAGATGCAGCGCGATCTCACACGGCTGGAAAGAGTGACAGCCCGCTTCTCGCAGATCGGGTCCGAACCGATGCTCGCGCCGTCGCACGTGCGGCACACGGTCAGTGACACCGTAGACTATTTCCGGAGCCGCCTGCCGAAAACGGGTAAGCCCATAGAAATCCATCTGGATTTTCCGTGTGATCCGGTGATCCGCATGAATTCTCAGCTTTTCAGTTGGGTGATGGAGAATCTGGTCAAGAATGCGATCGACGCGCTGCGGACGACCGGCGGAGAAATCCGCATCACCTGTGAAGAGAAACCGCATTGGGTCTACGTCGACGTAGCGGACAACGGGCCGGGAATCGCGGCGAAGAACCGGCGGAATGTATTCCGTCCGGGATTTTCCACCAAGACCCGCGGATGGGGTTTGGGGTTATCTCTGGCGCGGCGGATCGTTGAGGAGTATCATGGCGGACGACTCTTTATCAAAGAAACCGCGCCGGGCCTCGGGACGGTGATGCGGATAGCGCTGAAGAAAGACGATGCACATTAG
- a CDS encoding glycosyltransferase family 2 protein, with protein MNGDQHVPRVSVVIPLFNEAESLPELHSQLLAVFQKTGWSYELIFVDDGSRDESLAVLRTLAERNPFVRVISFRRNFGKSAALATGFRAVRGTYVITMDADLQDDPAEIPALVGKLEEGFDLVSGWKKTRHDPISKTLPSKFFNYTTGVLSGIRLHDFNCGLKAYRYDVVKELPVYGELHRFLPVLAFKLGYRITEIPVLHHARKYGKTKFGLNRFINGFFDLLTVLFISDYNRAPLHFFGTIGMACGLVGFLVNLYLTIGKFYGVPIGNRPLLFLGVLLMVIGAQFFSFGLIAEKMVNTSERDRTYSVKYDSGEPSANTVKAARAADV; from the coding sequence ATGAACGGTGACCAACACGTGCCGCGCGTCAGCGTGGTCATACCGCTGTTCAACGAAGCGGAGTCGCTTCCCGAACTGCATAGCCAGCTCCTTGCGGTCTTTCAGAAGACCGGATGGAGCTACGAACTGATTTTTGTGGATGATGGCAGCCGGGACGAGTCCCTCGCCGTTCTGCGCACTTTGGCGGAGCGGAATCCCTTTGTGCGGGTGATTTCCTTCCGGCGCAATTTCGGAAAGTCGGCGGCTCTGGCTACGGGCTTCCGCGCCGTGCGGGGAACCTATGTGATCACGATGGATGCCGATTTGCAGGATGACCCCGCAGAAATTCCCGCGCTGGTAGGCAAGCTCGAAGAAGGGTTTGACCTGGTATCCGGCTGGAAGAAGACCCGGCATGACCCGATTTCCAAAACCCTTCCGTCGAAGTTCTTCAACTATACGACGGGAGTACTTTCGGGAATCCGGCTGCATGACTTCAACTGCGGTCTGAAAGCCTACCGATACGATGTGGTGAAGGAACTCCCGGTGTACGGCGAATTGCATCGCTTTTTGCCGGTGCTGGCCTTTAAGCTGGGCTACCGCATTACGGAGATTCCGGTGCTGCACCACGCGCGGAAGTACGGCAAGACGAAGTTCGGCCTGAACCGGTTTATCAACGGCTTCTTCGATCTGCTGACTGTGCTGTTTATTTCCGATTACAATCGCGCGCCGCTGCATTTCTTCGGCACTATCGGCATGGCGTGCGGACTGGTCGGCTTTCTGGTCAACCTTTATCTGACCATCGGCAAGTTTTACGGTGTGCCCATCGGCAACAGGCCGCTGCTGTTTCTGGGTGTGCTGCTGATGGTGATTGGCGCGCAATTCTTCTCCTTTGGCCTGATCGCGGAGAAGATGGTGAACACCTCGGAACGGGACCGGACGTATTCTGTCAAGTACGATTCCGGTGAACCGTCGGCAAACACAGTAAAGGCCGCGCGCGCAGCGGATGTCTGA